The Doryrhamphus excisus isolate RoL2022-K1 chromosome 1, RoL_Dexc_1.0, whole genome shotgun sequence genome includes a window with the following:
- the pex3 gene encoding peroxisomal biogenesis factor 3 isoform X2: MTVVSMLPPLREAIINQLNSESLTSILKTRPSNKVEIWEDLKIMSFTRTIVAVYSTCMLVVLLRVQLNIIGGYLYLDNSVGKPPPSPQAPAEVQQQYLSSIQHLLGDGLTQLITVVKKAVRNSLEGVSLKQSLSLLELEQQFCWIRAEVEAASERPLSWYMMADDENALADQACGLTENDILTIRLLNETRDMLDSPDFIVVLNACLQRGFSRLLDNLAEFFRPPPGDSASSCGPDSLSAVSLPLAKIIPIINGQINTICSETPGHFVQDLLMNDRVKEFAANVYESFSTPQELQK, from the exons ATGACGG TCGTGTCCATGTTGCCTCCTCTGAGAGAAGCCATCATCAACCAGCTCAACTCTGAAAGTCTCACATCCATCCTGAAGACCAG ACCATCCAATAAAGTGGAGATCTGGGAAGACTTAAAAATCATGA GCTTCACCCGCACCATCGTGGCCGTGTACAGCACCTGCATGCTGGTGGTTCTGCTGAGGGTCCAGCTCAACATCATCGGAGGTTACCTGTACCTGGACAACTCTGTGGGCAAGCCCCCGCCG TCTCCTCAGGCTCCTGCGGAAGTCCAGCAGCAGTACTTGTCCAGCATCCAACATCTCCTTGGAGACG GCTTGACACAGCTGATTACAGTTGTCAAGAAAGCTGTGCGGAACTCTCTGGAAGG GGTGTCCTTGAAGCAAAGTCTCAGTCTGTTGGAGTTGGAGCAGCAGTTCTGTTGGATCCGAGCAGAGGTGGAGGCCGCTTCTGAGCGACCGCTGTCCTGGTACATGATGGCAGACGACGAAAACGCACTCGCCGACCAG GCGTGCGGTCTGACTGAGAACGACATCCTTACCATCCGCCTGTTAAACGAGACCAGAGACATGTTGGACAG TCCAGACTTCATCGTTGTTTTAAACGCCTGCCTGCAGCGGGGCTTCTCTCGTCTCCTTGACAACCTGGCCGAGTTCTTCCGCCCGCCCCCCGGTGACTCCGCCTCCAGCTGCGGCCCTGACAG TCTGTCTGCTGTCAGTCTTCCGCTGGCGAAGATCATTCCCATCATCAACGGTCAGATCAACACAATCTGCAGCGAGACGCCAGGTCACTTTGTTCAG GACCTGCTGATGAACGACCGCGTGAAGGAGTTTGCCGCCAACGTCTACGAGAGCTTCAGCACACCGCAGGAGTTGCAGAAGTAG
- the adat2 gene encoding tRNA-specific adenosine deaminase 2 isoform X1, whose translation MDTDDDRRAFFRPTDEDIKKWMGSAFEMAKEALDNGEVPVGCLMVYKDEVVGKGRNEVNETKNATRHAEMVALDQVLDWCGHKNQNVRSVCEQTVLYVTVEPCIMCAAALRLMNVPMVVYGCRNERFGGCASVLDISSADLPQTGTSFMCVAGHRAEEAVEMLKMFYKQQNPNAPNPKTRKE comes from the exons ATGGACACAGACGACGACCGTAGAGCTTTTTTTCGTCCGACTGACGAGGACATTAAAAAGTGGATGGGCAGTGCTTTTGAGATG GCTAAGGAGGCCCTGGACAATGGAGAAGTTCCAGTTGGATGTTTGATGGTCTACAAGGATGAAGTGGTGGGGAAGGGAAGGAACGAGGTGAACGAGACCAAAAAT GCAACTCGCCATGCAGAGATGGTGGCCCTGGACCAGGTGCTGGACTGGTGTGGCCATAAGAACCAGAACGTGAGGAGTGTGTGTGAGCAGACCGTGTTGTACGTCACCGTGGAGCCGTGCATCATGTGTGCTGCTGCTCTACGTCTCATGA ACGTTCCCATGGTGGTGTATGGCTGCAGGAACGAGCGCTTTGGAGGCTGCGCTTCAGTCCTGGATATCTCCTCTGCAGACCTGCCTCAGACTGGAACATCcttcatg TGTGTTGCAGGCCACAGAGCAGAAGAAGCTGTGGAGATGTTGAAGATGTTCTACAAGCAGCAGAACCCAAATG CGCCTAATCCCAAAACCAGAAAGGAGTGA
- the adat2 gene encoding tRNA-specific adenosine deaminase 2 isoform X2, whose amino-acid sequence MDTDDDRRAFFRPTDEDIKKWMGSAFEMAKEALDNGEVPVGCLMVYKDEVVGKGRNEVNETKNATRHAEMVALDQVLDWCGHKNQNVRSVCEQTVLYVTVEPCIMCAAALRLMNVPMVVYGCRNERFGGCASVLDISSADLPQTGTSFMATEQKKLWRC is encoded by the exons ATGGACACAGACGACGACCGTAGAGCTTTTTTTCGTCCGACTGACGAGGACATTAAAAAGTGGATGGGCAGTGCTTTTGAGATG GCTAAGGAGGCCCTGGACAATGGAGAAGTTCCAGTTGGATGTTTGATGGTCTACAAGGATGAAGTGGTGGGGAAGGGAAGGAACGAGGTGAACGAGACCAAAAAT GCAACTCGCCATGCAGAGATGGTGGCCCTGGACCAGGTGCTGGACTGGTGTGGCCATAAGAACCAGAACGTGAGGAGTGTGTGTGAGCAGACCGTGTTGTACGTCACCGTGGAGCCGTGCATCATGTGTGCTGCTGCTCTACGTCTCATGA ACGTTCCCATGGTGGTGTATGGCTGCAGGAACGAGCGCTTTGGAGGCTGCGCTTCAGTCCTGGATATCTCCTCTGCAGACCTGCCTCAGACTGGAACATCcttcatg GCCACAGAGCAGAAGAAGCTGTGGAGATGTTGA
- the flvcr1 gene encoding feline leukemia virus subgroup C receptor-related protein 1, translating into MVAGELVQEHVRADASPERITADRKPQEGAVRDAFPAGTGETGLDKEVPAEADESAAMLPDGGEGGEGAKDGGEEEPEDAGRLETKLYWSRFAVLAVFSLYSLVNAFQWIQYSIITNVFTRFYRVSNAKIDWLSIVYMLAYVPLIFPATWLLDRRGLRLTAVLGAGLNCAGAWLKCASVGRDLFAVTMVAQIICSVAQIFILGLPSRVASVWFGHKEVSTACATAVLGNQLGVAIGFLLPPVLVPNTPEDDELTAHNIRIMFYGTAAVSTALFLLTLIVMKDRPPLPPSQAQAVLPVAPPEDYSYRRSIVSLMKNKAFILLLISYGITTGSFYSVSTILNQMIMACYEDQELNAGRIGLTLVVAGMVGSILCGLWLDHTKTYKMTTLLVNCLTFVSMVVFTFTLNLDNIYLVFFTGGMLGFFMTGYLPVGFEFGVEITYPESEGTSSGLLNASAQIFGILFTLIQGKLTTDYNPLAGNLFLCVWIFLGLILTGFIKSELKRHNVNISVDVKHLQALPTECPSEKKTNGIKLEPSLSFARETSL; encoded by the exons ATGGTGGCGGGTGAGCTGGTTCAGGAGCACGTGCGCGCAGACGCCtcacctgaacgcatcaccgCGGACAGGAAGCCCCAGGAGGGAGCGGTCCGAGACGCTTTCCCAGCCGGCACCGGTGAGACCGGGCTGGACAAGGAGGTGCCGGCGGAGGCGGACGAAAGCGCGGCGATGCTACCCGACGGGGgtgaaggaggagaaggagcaaaagacggaggagaggaggagccGGAGGACGCGGGGCGTCTGGAGACGAAGCTCTACTGGAGCCGCTTCGCGGTCCTGGCCGTGTTCAGCCTGTACTCGCTGGTCAACGCCTTCCAGTGGATCCAATACAGCATCATCACCAACGTCTTCACACGCTTCTACCGGGTGAGCAACGCCAAGATCGACTGGCTGTCCATCGTCTACATGCTGGCCTACGTGCCGCTCATCTTCCCGGCCACCTGGCTGCTGGACCGCCGGGGTCTGCGCCTCACGGCGGTGCTGGGGGCGGGCCTCAACTGCGCCGGCGCCTGGCTCAAGTGCGCCAGCGTGGGTCGCGACCTCTTCGCCGTCACCATGGTGGCGCAGATTATCTGCTCCGTGGCGCAGATCTTCATCCTCGGCCTGCCCTCGCGCGTGGCCTCCGTGTGGTTCGGACACAAAGAGGTCTCCACCGCCTGTGCCACCGCAGTACTGGGAAACCAG cTGGGGGTGGCCATCGGCTTCCTGTTGCCTCCCGTTTTGGTTCCCAATACTCCCGAAGATGACGAACTGACGGCTCATAACATCAGGATCATGTTCTACGGCACTGCCGCCGTCTCCACGGCGCTCTTTCTTCTCACACTGatag TCATGAAGGACCGGCCGCCCCTGCCGCCCAGTCAGGCCCAGGCCGTCCTGCCAGTCGCCCCCCCTGAGGACTACTCCTACAGGCGCTCCATTGTCAGCCTGATGAAGAACAAAGCCTTCATCCTGCTGCTGATCAGCTACG GCATAACGACCGGCTCCTTCTACTCAGTGTCAACAATCCTCAACCAGATGATCATGGCCTGCTACGAG GACCAGGAGTTGAATGCTGGGAGGATCGGCCTGACGCTGGTGGTGGCTGGCATGGTGGGCTCCATCCTCTGTGGACTGTGGCTGGACCACACCAAGACCTACAA GATGACGACTCTGCTGGTGAACTGCTTGACCTTTGTGAGCATGGTGGTCTTCACCTTCACCCTGAACCTGGACAACATCTACCTGGTCTTCTTCACCGGCGGCATGCTCGG CTTCTTCATGACGGGCTACCTTCCTGTGGGCTTTGAGTTCGGCGTAGAAATCACGTACCCGGAGTCGGAAGGAACGTCGTCGGGACTCCTCAACGCTTCTGCTCAG ataTTTGGCATCCTCTTCACGCTGATCCAGGGCAAACTGACCACAGACTACAACCCACTTGCAGGAAACCTCTTCCTTTGCGTGTGGATCTTCCTGGGATTAATTCTCACtg GCTTCATCAAGTCGGAGCTGAAGAGACACAACGTGAACATCAGCGTAGACGTCAAACATCTGCAGGCG CTTCCCACCGAGTGTCCATCAGAGAAGAAGACCAATGGCATCAAACTAGAACCTTCTCTCAGCTTCGCACGTGAAACCTCCCTCTAA
- the pex3 gene encoding peroxisomal biogenesis factor 3 isoform X1, producing the protein MFSSVWNFVKRHKRKFIVTGAVVGGVYFLGKYAQAKIRELQEKEATEYIALARRQFHFESNQRTCNMTVVSMLPPLREAIINQLNSESLTSILKTRPSNKVEIWEDLKIMSFTRTIVAVYSTCMLVVLLRVQLNIIGGYLYLDNSVGKPPPSPQAPAEVQQQYLSSIQHLLGDGLTQLITVVKKAVRNSLEGVSLKQSLSLLELEQQFCWIRAEVEAASERPLSWYMMADDENALADQACGLTENDILTIRLLNETRDMLDSPDFIVVLNACLQRGFSRLLDNLAEFFRPPPGDSASSCGPDSLSAVSLPLAKIIPIINGQINTICSETPGHFVQDLLMNDRVKEFAANVYESFSTPQELQK; encoded by the exons ATGTTCTCGTCTGTCTGGAATTTTGTGAAGCGTCACAAAAGGAAATTTATTGTAACCGGAGCTGTAGTTGGAG GTGTGTACTTCCTGGGTAAATATGCCCAGGCAAAGATCCGAGAGCTCCAAGAGAAGGAGGCAACCGAGTACATCGCTCTAGCCAGACGCCAGTTCCACTTTGAGAGCAACCAGAGGACATGCAACATGACGG TCGTGTCCATGTTGCCTCCTCTGAGAGAAGCCATCATCAACCAGCTCAACTCTGAAAGTCTCACATCCATCCTGAAGACCAG ACCATCCAATAAAGTGGAGATCTGGGAAGACTTAAAAATCATGA GCTTCACCCGCACCATCGTGGCCGTGTACAGCACCTGCATGCTGGTGGTTCTGCTGAGGGTCCAGCTCAACATCATCGGAGGTTACCTGTACCTGGACAACTCTGTGGGCAAGCCCCCGCCG TCTCCTCAGGCTCCTGCGGAAGTCCAGCAGCAGTACTTGTCCAGCATCCAACATCTCCTTGGAGACG GCTTGACACAGCTGATTACAGTTGTCAAGAAAGCTGTGCGGAACTCTCTGGAAGG GGTGTCCTTGAAGCAAAGTCTCAGTCTGTTGGAGTTGGAGCAGCAGTTCTGTTGGATCCGAGCAGAGGTGGAGGCCGCTTCTGAGCGACCGCTGTCCTGGTACATGATGGCAGACGACGAAAACGCACTCGCCGACCAG GCGTGCGGTCTGACTGAGAACGACATCCTTACCATCCGCCTGTTAAACGAGACCAGAGACATGTTGGACAG TCCAGACTTCATCGTTGTTTTAAACGCCTGCCTGCAGCGGGGCTTCTCTCGTCTCCTTGACAACCTGGCCGAGTTCTTCCGCCCGCCCCCCGGTGACTCCGCCTCCAGCTGCGGCCCTGACAG TCTGTCTGCTGTCAGTCTTCCGCTGGCGAAGATCATTCCCATCATCAACGGTCAGATCAACACAATCTGCAGCGAGACGCCAGGTCACTTTGTTCAG GACCTGCTGATGAACGACCGCGTGAAGGAGTTTGCCGCCAACGTCTACGAGAGCTTCAGCACACCGCAGGAGTTGCAGAAGTAG
- the batf3 gene encoding basic leucine zipper transcriptional factor ATF-like 3 has product MSACSLQLSHQASSEDEDRKMKRREKNRSAAQKSRNRQTQRADMLHQTCEELQQKNTTLRKQVVSLYEEQRLLTEALRIHDPVCPIMHCLKDDVMTSCTV; this is encoded by the exons ATGTCAGCGTGCTCCTTGCAGCTCTCACATCAG gcttCCTCTGAGGATGAAGACAGAAAGATGAAGAGGAGGGAGAAGAACAGAAGTGCAGCCCAGAAAAGTCGCAACAGACAAACACAAAGAGCTGACATGTTgcaccag ACCTGTGAGGAGCTCCAGCAGAAGAACACAACCCTGAGGAAGCAG GTAGTATCACTGTATGAGGAACAACGTCTGCTGACCGAAGCTCTGAGGATCCATGACCCTGTCTGTCCCATCATGCATTGCCTGAAGGATGACGTCATGACATCCTGCACCGTCTGA
- the nsl1 gene encoding kinetochore-associated protein NSL1 homolog, with translation MDPVDGKEASEINQEFRVQLTSKKQAIEQMKKCKVILNKALDGQPGIDEETKRVLLQELLANFESAVQQNVLVNGQTWEDAPDVDAEDEGDDLESQLDDTIVETARRRGTYPRRILPYVVQALKAERKLLGLYEEPAGAQQVVTDPQSENFMKDLSAAAPGLVKRARQVIKSICTLQQQAEGLCEVVNMKPSHTCLQVDNEVFGPGVLAAEGPPPSLNGLPTTRQPIKRAVEDAAAADAYVPVKHKYAGEAQ, from the exons ATGGATCCTGTCGACGGAAAAGAAGCCAGTGAAATAAACCAAGAATTCAGGGTGCAGCTGACGTCTAAAAAACAAGCCATAGAGCAGATGAAAAAGTGCAAAGTCATTTTAAACAAAGCTCTGGATGGACAGCCGGGAATTGATGAGGAAACGAAGCGAGTTTTGCTTCAGGAGCTGCTGGCG AACTTCGAATCTGCCGTCCAGCAAAACGTGCTAGTGAATGGCCAGACGTGGGAGGATGCCCCGGATGTAGATg CCGAGGACGAAGGAGACGACTTGGAAAGCCAGCTAGACGACACCATCGTGGAGACGGCGAGGAGGAGAGGCACGTACCCCCGGCGCATCCTGCCCTATGTGGTCCAAGCCCTCAAGGCAGAGCGCAAACTCCTG GGCCTTTATGAAGAACCAGCGGGAGCTCAGCAGGTGGTCACAGACCCCCAGTCAG AGAACTTCATGAAGGATTTGTCCGCTGCAGCACCTGGACTGGTGAAGCGGGCCAGGCAGGTCATCAag TCTATCTGCACCCTGCAGCAGCAGGCTGAAGGTCTGTGCGAGGTGGTCAACATGAAGCCCAGTCACACCTGTCTCCAGGTGGACAACGAAGTGTTCGGCCCTGGCGTCCTCGCAGCGGAAGGCCCGCCCCCTTCACTGAATGGCCTGCCAACGACCAGGCAGCCGATCAAAAGAGCGGTGGAGGATGCGGCGGCCGCAGACGCCTACGTGCCCGTCAAACATAAATATGCTGGAGAAGCACAGTGA
- the atf3 gene encoding cyclic AMP-dependent transcription factor ATF-3, translating to MMLQHSGPSLADISCSALVPCLSPPGSLTLDDFTNFPSTVAKDELRLAIQTKRLCGGLSADVSSDGASSCSDRGAGGKRGLTGEEVDRRKRRRERNKIAAAKCRNKKKEKTECLQKESEKLESVNAELKAQIEALKQQKQQLVYMLNLHRPTCIVRAQQGRTPEDERNLFIQHIKESTLQVHHPHTLLPDSTNGTLLSLDQIQCSSSI from the exons ATGATGCTGCAGCACTCGGGACCATCGCTGGCCGACATCAGTTGCTCCGCCCTCGTCCCCTGCCTGTCGCCGCCGGGCTCGCTCACACTGGACGACTTCACCAATTTCCCGAGCACCGTGGCGAAGGACGAGCTCCGCCTCGCCATCCAGACCAAACGTCTGTGCGGCGGCCTCAGCGCCGATGTCAGCTCCGATGGCGCCAGCTCGTGCTCGGACCGGGGCGCCGGCGGCAAGCGAGGG CTGACGGGCGAGGAGGTggacaggaggaagaggaggagggagaggaaCAAGATCGCCGCCGCCAAGTGTCGCaacaagaagaaggagaagacgGAATGCCTGCAGAAG GAGTCTGAGAAGCTGGAGAGCGTCAACGCCGAGCTGAAGGCTCAGATCGAAGCTCTGAAGCAGCAGAAACAGCAGCTGGTCTACATGCTCAACCTGCACCGGCCCACCTGCATCGTCCGGGCCCAGCAGGGGCGGACCCCCGAGGACGAGAGGAACCTGTTCATCCAGCACATCAAGGAGAGCACCTTGCAGGTGCACCACCCCCACACCTTGCTCCCCGACTCCACCAACGGCACCCTCCTCAGCCTGGACCAGATCCAGTGTTCCAGTTCCATCTGA